Proteins from one Malaya genurostris strain Urasoe2022 chromosome 2, Malgen_1.1, whole genome shotgun sequence genomic window:
- the LOC131431351 gene encoding uncharacterized protein LOC131431351, whose protein sequence is MRIASALLKARVPQNENAVPFQEILPLRLKNQVSGKTDKGSDVACLQEMAVMFSCLKANEFDERLCPKEVSSFKKCYKVYIDKKASKKETSSKGILVPGKDLNYKQLNKVLKQFPNQTQDK, encoded by the coding sequence ATGCGGATTGCTTCAGCGTTGTTGAAGGCTCGGGTACCTCAAAATGAGAACGCCGTACCATTCCAGGAAATCTTACCTCTACGACTCAAAAATCAGGTCAGTGGAAAAACGGACAAGGGAAGCGATGTTGCATGCCTGCAAGAGATGGCCGTTATGTTCTCGTGTCTTAAAGCAAACGAATTCGACGAACGGCTTTGCCCAAAGGAAGTGTCCAGTTTCAAAAAGTGTTACAAAGTGTACATCGATAAAAAAGCCTCCAAAAAAGAAACTTCTAGTAAAGGAATTCTGGTTCCCGGTAAGGATCTCAACTACAAACAGTTGAACAAGGTACTGAAGCAATTTCCAAACCAGACTCAAGACAAATAG
- the LOC131431353 gene encoding zinc finger protein 737-like isoform X1, whose product MSFSAETLSIEEDPEFLDEYSSHAVPCPPSALIARDKFCRLCLKKSSTFLLPLIAKLELVSVMEMLVDVTGIEIEVNPLYPTKVCSNCMTKLDYAYSVRQEFLNSSELLLKLAVENRLPAYYAQFDDEVSLDPGFRDEIALSNHGNENDKQENLTLSTSRDELTENGEELTVLDRQVSLETITEIRDKEHCSASENIAQEIENEKFVYSWKELIKPKRKKKDKPKNPLTGIKRKAKADAKLLDQFPQTTCYICDTAHQTLQQRDEHLNSHIGMVPHRCETCSTEAEPVISKSVVTLNRHRLMHRLPHKCEFCYRRFISSGSQYTHVWSMHMGDTEVLTCDYCGKGFNQKRSFQAHVRRHRYKANGKYKCNVCEETCGSSLLLIRHKRKHTGEKNFSCPYCSKSFSRACNLLTHKRIHTDERCHKCPDCESTFRNIVTLRKHRERFHQGKNPTSKIDRNPYVTLADGRKQFICKYDGCSYTAYSSTSISRHKARHSKRYACGECGKRFAEPNLVRRHQDSMHNEKLADKASKQMMAIQPVSEIQVIEKPLKLEPDYEVEIVDEIGETVEVIYTQT is encoded by the exons ATGTCCTTTAGTGCGGAAACATTAAGTATTGAAGAAGATCCTGAATTTCTAGATGAATATTCATCACACG CAGTACCATGTCCCCCATCGGCGTTGATTGCCAGGGACAAATTCTGTCGATTGTGCCTAAAAAAATCTAGCACATTTCTGCTTCCGCTAATAGCGAAACTCGAACTTGTAAGCGTCATGGAAATGCTAGTTGATGTGACCGGAATCGAGATCGAAGTGAATCCACTGTATCCAACGAAAGTGTGCTCAAACTGCATGACGAAGTTGGACTATGCCTACTCAGTACGACAGGAATTCTTGAACAGCTCGGAACTGCTGTTGAAATTAGCCGTTGAAAATCGACTTCCGGCTTATTATGCTCAATTTGACGACGAAGTTTCGCTTGATCCGGGTTTCAGGGATGAAATAGCATTATCCAATCATGGAAATGAAAATGATAAACAAGAAAATTTGACGCTTTCTACAAGTAGAGACGAGCTAACCGAAAATGGAGAGGAATTGACGGTGTTGGATCGTCAAGTTAGTTTAGAAACAATCACAGAAATTAGGGATAAAGAACACTGCAGCGCATCGGAAAATATTGCTCAGGAAAtagaaaacgaaaaatttgtTTACTCATGGAAGGAATTAATAAAACCGAAACGAAAGAAAAAAGATAAACCGAAAAATCCACTGACTGGAATAAAACGTAAAGCGAAAGCGGATGCTAAGTTACTTGATCAATTTCCGCAGACTACCTGCTACATTTGCGACACGGCACATCAGACATTACAGCAACGGGATGAACATCTTAACAGTCACATTGGAATGGTTCCCCATAGATGTGAAACTTGCAGTACGGAAGCAGAGCCAGTTATTTCGAAAAGTGTGGTGACATTAAATCGGCATCGGTTGATGCACCGTTTACCTCACAAATGCGAGTTCTGCTACCGGCGGTTTATCTCCAGTGGCAGCCAGTACACACACGTTTGGAGTATGCATATGGGCGACACTGAAGTCCTGACCTGCGATTACTGTGGCAAAGGATTTAATCAAAAGCGCTCCTTCCAGGCACACGTCCGTCGACACCGGTACAAAGCGAATGGGAAATATAAGTGCAACGTCTGTGAGGAAACGTGCGGTTCGAGTTTGCTTCTGATCCGACATAAACGTAAACATACTGGGGAGAAAAATTTCTCTTGTCCCTACTGTTCCAAATCGTTCAGCAGGGCGTGCAATCTTCTGACACACAAGCGAATCCACACCGACGAGCGGTGCCACAAGTGTCCGGACTGTGAATCTACCTTTCGAAATATTGTTACCCTGCGAAAGCACCGGGAACGGTTTCATCAAGGTAAAAATCCCACCTCGAAGATCGATCGGAATCCGTATGTGACCCTGGCAGATGGCCGGAAGCAATTTATTTGCAAGTACGACGGATGTTCGTACACGGCTTATAGCAGCACGTCTATTTCACGTCACAAAGCGCGCCACTCGAAACGGTACGCGTGTGGAGAATGTGGCAAAAGGTTTGCAGAACCGAATCTCGTTCGTCGACATCAGGATTCGATGCATAATGAGAAACTGGCGGACAAAGCTTCGAAGCAAATGATGGCGATCCAGCCCGTATCGGAGATTCAGGTAATCGAAAAACCTCTGAAGCTCGAACCGGACTATGAAGTGGAGATTGTAGACGAAATCGGGGAAACGGTGGAAGTTATTTACACACAAAcgtaa
- the LOC131431353 gene encoding zinc finger protein 737-like isoform X2 produces MSFSAETLSIEEDPEFLDEYSSHVPCPPSALIARDKFCRLCLKKSSTFLLPLIAKLELVSVMEMLVDVTGIEIEVNPLYPTKVCSNCMTKLDYAYSVRQEFLNSSELLLKLAVENRLPAYYAQFDDEVSLDPGFRDEIALSNHGNENDKQENLTLSTSRDELTENGEELTVLDRQVSLETITEIRDKEHCSASENIAQEIENEKFVYSWKELIKPKRKKKDKPKNPLTGIKRKAKADAKLLDQFPQTTCYICDTAHQTLQQRDEHLNSHIGMVPHRCETCSTEAEPVISKSVVTLNRHRLMHRLPHKCEFCYRRFISSGSQYTHVWSMHMGDTEVLTCDYCGKGFNQKRSFQAHVRRHRYKANGKYKCNVCEETCGSSLLLIRHKRKHTGEKNFSCPYCSKSFSRACNLLTHKRIHTDERCHKCPDCESTFRNIVTLRKHRERFHQGKNPTSKIDRNPYVTLADGRKQFICKYDGCSYTAYSSTSISRHKARHSKRYACGECGKRFAEPNLVRRHQDSMHNEKLADKASKQMMAIQPVSEIQVIEKPLKLEPDYEVEIVDEIGETVEVIYTQT; encoded by the exons ATGTCCTTTAGTGCGGAAACATTAAGTATTGAAGAAGATCCTGAATTTCTAGATGAATATTCATCACACG TACCATGTCCCCCATCGGCGTTGATTGCCAGGGACAAATTCTGTCGATTGTGCCTAAAAAAATCTAGCACATTTCTGCTTCCGCTAATAGCGAAACTCGAACTTGTAAGCGTCATGGAAATGCTAGTTGATGTGACCGGAATCGAGATCGAAGTGAATCCACTGTATCCAACGAAAGTGTGCTCAAACTGCATGACGAAGTTGGACTATGCCTACTCAGTACGACAGGAATTCTTGAACAGCTCGGAACTGCTGTTGAAATTAGCCGTTGAAAATCGACTTCCGGCTTATTATGCTCAATTTGACGACGAAGTTTCGCTTGATCCGGGTTTCAGGGATGAAATAGCATTATCCAATCATGGAAATGAAAATGATAAACAAGAAAATTTGACGCTTTCTACAAGTAGAGACGAGCTAACCGAAAATGGAGAGGAATTGACGGTGTTGGATCGTCAAGTTAGTTTAGAAACAATCACAGAAATTAGGGATAAAGAACACTGCAGCGCATCGGAAAATATTGCTCAGGAAAtagaaaacgaaaaatttgtTTACTCATGGAAGGAATTAATAAAACCGAAACGAAAGAAAAAAGATAAACCGAAAAATCCACTGACTGGAATAAAACGTAAAGCGAAAGCGGATGCTAAGTTACTTGATCAATTTCCGCAGACTACCTGCTACATTTGCGACACGGCACATCAGACATTACAGCAACGGGATGAACATCTTAACAGTCACATTGGAATGGTTCCCCATAGATGTGAAACTTGCAGTACGGAAGCAGAGCCAGTTATTTCGAAAAGTGTGGTGACATTAAATCGGCATCGGTTGATGCACCGTTTACCTCACAAATGCGAGTTCTGCTACCGGCGGTTTATCTCCAGTGGCAGCCAGTACACACACGTTTGGAGTATGCATATGGGCGACACTGAAGTCCTGACCTGCGATTACTGTGGCAAAGGATTTAATCAAAAGCGCTCCTTCCAGGCACACGTCCGTCGACACCGGTACAAAGCGAATGGGAAATATAAGTGCAACGTCTGTGAGGAAACGTGCGGTTCGAGTTTGCTTCTGATCCGACATAAACGTAAACATACTGGGGAGAAAAATTTCTCTTGTCCCTACTGTTCCAAATCGTTCAGCAGGGCGTGCAATCTTCTGACACACAAGCGAATCCACACCGACGAGCGGTGCCACAAGTGTCCGGACTGTGAATCTACCTTTCGAAATATTGTTACCCTGCGAAAGCACCGGGAACGGTTTCATCAAGGTAAAAATCCCACCTCGAAGATCGATCGGAATCCGTATGTGACCCTGGCAGATGGCCGGAAGCAATTTATTTGCAAGTACGACGGATGTTCGTACACGGCTTATAGCAGCACGTCTATTTCACGTCACAAAGCGCGCCACTCGAAACGGTACGCGTGTGGAGAATGTGGCAAAAGGTTTGCAGAACCGAATCTCGTTCGTCGACATCAGGATTCGATGCATAATGAGAAACTGGCGGACAAAGCTTCGAAGCAAATGATGGCGATCCAGCCCGTATCGGAGATTCAGGTAATCGAAAAACCTCTGAAGCTCGAACCGGACTATGAAGTGGAGATTGTAGACGAAATCGGGGAAACGGTGGAAGTTATTTACACACAAAcgtaa
- the LOC131431352 gene encoding zinc finger protein 723-like produces the protein MELESSIANQAEQTAKLQFDDFCRLCLMRKAVLLPLTSEFNGIMIPEMLWKVSGTLINVLEPLPRVVCERCLNKLDLAYSIAQEFRKQEERLRSFCWKGLLLEELERFQQSEDALQEKYSEEVILKLLPVIQEQKDDLIEETTPKVIEKISSPQLDDIIETDSSLSESLDMIVEEINDEEELVKDKNDTLDVIEQLESAKETPQTLPNDVSDVNSGYDLLSFTINKLDQEEWIESEHESSSVCEKYVENDSQEMVNFICEDSGDSQDPTLFEQANKRQQNRQAVPNECGLFVCTQCSKTFKVRKTFQNHVKRHDHVLKGSFKCSTCHKAFGTKDRLTRHAAIHEQNLCCHLCGHVGQDGHDMRAHRILHEKGKYRCGCCKFYCDTSEQLQKHVDEGTCLVKFRNKKIGLVSYRDKKAPILKSSTCPFDGCNYTAETYGAMYVHKRAKHLQQYKCASCGKRFAFANQLRVHEKLHTGEKPFKCDVCPKRFRRMFSYKEHMAIHRGAEAYSCELCGKSFTRPRYLTAHMLTHSEDRSYGCSLCGNRYKTNGELNKHVRTKHESLEYGNGSDLIVEDYDYFEEDLCI, from the exons ATGGAGCTGGAATCATCAATAGCGAATCAGGCAGAGCAAACTG CGAAATTACAGTTTGACGACTTTTGTCGGCTCTGTTTAATGAGAAAAGCCGTGCTATTGCCGCTGACGAGTGAGTTCAATGGAATCATGATACCCGAAATGTTGTGGAAGGTTTCTGGGACATTGATTAATGTTCTGGAGCCATTACCGAGAGTCGTCTGCGAACGATGCCTAAACAAACTGGATTTGGCCTACAGTATCGCTCAAGAGTTTCGTAAACAGGAGGAACGATTGAGAAGTTTTTGTTGGAAAGGATTGCTGTTGGAGGAATTGGAACGTTTCCAGCAGTCGGAAGACGCCCTTCAAGAAAAATACTCCGAAGAGGTCATTCTCAAGTTGCTACCTGTGATACAGGAGCAGAAGGATGATTTAATCGAGGAGACGACGCCCAAAGTGATAGAGAAAATTTCTTCACCGCAGTTGGACGATATCATCGAGACTGACAGTTCTCTCTCCGAATCTTTGGATATGATAGTGGAGGAAATCAATGATGAGGAAGAATTGGTCAAAGATAAGAATGATACATTGGATGTAATTGAGCAGCTGGAATCGGCGAAAGAGACCCCTCAAACTTTACCTAACGACGTTTCGGATGTTAATTCCGGTTATGATCTGCTGTCCTTCACAATTAATAAATTAGACCAAGAAGAATGGATAGAATCTGAACACGAATCATCTTCAGTTTGCGAGAAATACGTAGAAAACGATTCGCAAGAGATGGTTAATTTCATCTGCGAAGATTCTGGTGACAGTCAGGACCCGACCCTGTTTGAACAGGCAAATAAACGTCAACAGAATAGGCAAGCTGTTCCAAATGAGTGCGGTCTGTTCGTTTGTACTCAGTGTTCGAAAACATTTAAGGTTCGGAAGACGTTTCAGAATCACGTTAAACGACATGACCATGTGCTGAAGGGGTCCTTTAAATGTTCAACTTGTCACAAG GCATTTGGTACGAAGGATCGTCTGACACGACACGCTGCAATCCATGAGCAAAATTTATGCTGCCATTTATGTGGGCATGTGGGTCAAGATGGACATGATATGCGAGCGCATCGTATACTGCATGAGAAGGGAAAGTATCGCTGCGGATGTTGTAAATTTTATTGCGATACATCCGAGCAACTTCAGAAGCATGTCGATGAGGGTACGTGTCTAGTAAAGTTTCGTAACAAGAAAATCGGTCTGGTTAGCTATCGGGATAAAAAAGCTCCTATTTTGAAAAGCAGTACGTGTCCATTCGATGGTTGCAACTACACAGCCGAAACTTACGGGGCCATGTACGTGCACAAACGAGCCAAACATCTGCAACAGTACAAATGTGCAAGCTGTGGAAAGCGTTTTGCGTTCGCCAATCAGCTGAGGGTGCACGAGAAACTGCACACCGGTGAGAAACCGTTCAAATGCGATGTCTGTCCCAAGCGTTTTCGGCGTATGTTCAGCTACAAGGAACACATGGCAATTCATCGGGGAGCCGAAGCGTACAGTTGTGAGCTGTGTGGGAAGTCCTTTACGAGGCCACGCTATCTAACGGCGCACATGTTGACGCACTCCGAGGACCGTTCCTATGGGTGTTCGCTGTGCGGCAATCGGTACAAAACAAACGGAGAACTGAACAAGCACGTCCGCACCAAACATGAGTCGTTAGAGTATGGAAACGGAAGTGATCTGATAGTGGAAGATTATGACTACTTTGAGGAAGACCTTTGCATATGA